In Passer domesticus isolate bPasDom1 chromosome 7, bPasDom1.hap1, whole genome shotgun sequence, one genomic interval encodes:
- the TPR gene encoding nucleoprotein TPR isoform X4, protein MAAVLQQLLERAELAKLPRAVQGKLERFLGDQQGEIDGLRARHERFKVDSEQQYFEVEKRLAQSQERLVNETQECQTLREELKKLHEQLKVLNEKNKELEAAQDRNAAVQSQLVREKEELEAEKRDLVRTTERRSQEVEHLNEDVKRLNEKLTEANTEKAKLQLKLDELQTSDVSMKYREKRLEQEKELLLNQNTWLNAELKAKTDELLHTAREKGNEILELRCSLENKKEEVSRMEEQVNSLKQSNENLQKHVEELLNKLKEAKEQQTSMEERFHNELNAHMKLSNLYKSAADDSEAKSNELTGAVEELHKLLKEAGEANKAAQEHLAEVEESKATMEKELREKISKLEKELENANDLLSATKRKGAILSEEELAAMSPTAAAVAKVVKPGMKLTELYNAYVETQDQLHMEKLENRRINKYLDEIVQEVEAKAPILKRQREEFERSQKAVASLSAKLEQAMKEIHRLQDSADQANKHASFFERESQRLEVRVKDLSQQICVLLMELEEARGNHVIRDEAVSSADISSSSEVITQHLVSYRNIQELQQQNQRLLVALRELGEAREKEEQETTSSKISELQSQLDEAVSELQQLRESRQHQLQLVESIIRQRDMFRILLTQTTGAIIPLQASGMLPEEICLTSTPKRPNLPQSMATPAPVSMSESVETVEAKAALKQLQEVFENYKKEKAENDKLLNEQNEKLQEQVTDLRSQNAKISTQLEFASKRYEMLQDNVEGYRREITSLHERTQKLTATTQKQEQIINTMTQDLRGANEKLAVAEVRAENLKKEKDILKMSDVRLTQQRDSLLVEQRGQNLLLTNLRTIQGILERSETETKQRLNNQIEKLEREISQLKKKLESEVEQRHSLTKNQEVHILDLKRQLETETNRHINTKELLKNAQKENAMLKQQLNNTEAQLTSQSSQRPPGKGQPSTNEDMDDLVSRLRQAEEQVNDLRERLKTSSSNVEQYRAMVLSLEESLNKEKQVTEEVRTTVEARLKESSEYQAQLEKKLMESEKEKQELQEEKRKAVENMEQQLSELKKSLSAVQSEVQEALQRASTALNNEQQARRDCQEQAMMASEAQNKYERELMLHAADVEALQAIKEQVAKNAAVRQQLEEAAQKAESELLESKASWEERERMIKDEASKLASRCEDLEKQNRLLHEQLESMSNKMVTSMKEVIPTAANVSLSEEGKSQEQILEILRFIRREKEIAETRFEVAQVESLRYRQRVEHLERELQELQDSLNAEREKVQVTAKTIAQHEELMKKTETMNILIETNKMLREEKERLEQELQQIQAKVRKLEADILPLQESNAELSEKSGMLQAEKKLLEEDVKRWKARTQHLLSQQKDTDLEEYRKLLSEKEANAKRVQQMSEETGRLKAEVARTNASLTTSQNLVQSLKDEVTKIRTEKDTLQKELDAKVADIQEKVKTITQVKKIGRRYKTQYEELKAQHDKMVAESSTLPLAESQEDQVSAQEVQELKDTLSQAEVKTKNLETQVESLQKTITEKETEVRNLQEQIMQLQAELARFHQDLQEKTTQEEQLRQQITEKEEKTRKTLLAAKQKIAQLAGTKEQLTKENEEWKQKSSSLEEQKTELEVRMSALKSQYEGRICRLERELREQQERHHEQRDEPPESTNKVPEQQRQISLKSTPASGERGIASTSDPPTANIKPTPVVSTPSKVTAAAMAGNKSTPRASIRPMVTPATVTNPTTTPTATVMPTTQVETQEAMQSEGPVEHVPVFGSASGSVRSTSPNVQTSLPQPILTVQQQTQATAFVQPTQQSHAQIEPAAQEPAPAIVEVVQSSQIERPSTSTAVFGTVSATPSSSLSKRSREEEEDNTVENSDQISEETVDAPTSKKLRIMQRVGPEEEVTAEESTDGEVEAQTYNQDSQDSIGEGVTQGEYAAMEDSEETSQSIPIDLGSLQSDQQNTSSSQDGQSKRDDVIVIDSDDEDDDDEENEGEQEDYDDEEEEDEDDDEDTGMGDEGDDSNEGTGSADGNDGYEADDAEGADGTDPGTETEESMGGAESNQRAADSQNSGEGSTSAAESTFAHESLREQQPSSASERQGPRPPQSPRRPPHPLPPRLTIHAPPQELGPPVQRIQMTRRQSVGRGLQLTPGIGGMQHFFDDEDRTVPSTPTLVVPHRTDGFAEAIHSPQVAGVPRFRFGPPEDMPQTSSSHSDLGQLASQGGLGMYETPLFLAHEEESGGRSVPTTPLQVAAPVTVFTESASADASEHASQSVPMVTTSTGSLSTTTEPGAGDDADEVFAEAESEGITSEAGLEIDSQQEEESVQASDESDLPSTSQDPPSSSSADTSSTQPKSLRRVRLQPPTLRTGVRGRQFNRQRGVTHAMGGRGGLNRGNIS, encoded by the exons AACAACAATACTTTGAAGTGGAGAAGCGACTGGCTCAGAGTCAGGAGAGACTTGTAAATGAGACCCAGGAATGTCAAACTCTTCGGGAGGAGCTTAAAAAGCTTC ATGAGCAGCTGAAGGTGCTCAATGAGAAGAACAAGGAGCTCGAGGctgcccaggaccggaacgcgGCCGTGCAG AGCCAGTTAGTTCGAGAGAAGGAAGAGCTGGAAGCTGAGAAGAGAGACTTGGTCCGGACAACTGAAAGGCGATCTCAGGAAGTGGAACATTTAAATG AGGATGTTAAACGCTTAAATGAAAAGCTCACAGAGGCAAACACAGAAAAGGCAAAACTTCAGCTAAAGTTGGATGAGCTTCAAACATCAGATGTTTCCATGAAG TACCGGGAGAAAAGGCTGGAGCaagagaaggagctgctgctgaaccAGAACACGTGGCTGAATGCTGAGCTGAAAGCCAAAACAGATGAACTGCTCCATActgccagggagaagggcaATGAAATCCTGGAGCTCAGATGCAGTCTGGAGAACAAAAAGGAGGAG GTTTCCAGAATGGAGGAGCAGGTGAACAGCTTGAAACAGTCCAATGAAAACCTCCAGAAGCATGTTGAAGAACTGTTGAATAAACTGAAGGAG GCAAAAGAGCAGCAGACAAGCATGGAAGAGAGATTCCACAATGAACTGAATGCCCACATGAAATTATCCAATTTGTATAAG AGTGCTGCTGATGACTCAGAGGCAAAGAGCAATGAGCTGACAGGAGCAGTGGAAGAGCTGCACAAGCTCCTGAAGGAAGCAGGTGAAG CTAATAAAGCAGCCCAGGAGCATTTGGCTGAGGTGGAGGAGTCAAAAGCCACCATGGAAAAGGAGCTGAGAGAGAAGATCAGTaagctggagaaggagctggagaatGCCAATGATTTACTGTCAGCTACAAAGCGCAAAG GAGCCATCCTGTCCGAGGAGGAGCTGGCAGCCATGTctcccactgctgcagcagtggcCAAAGTGGTCAAGCCTGGCATGAAGTTAACTGAG CTGTACAATGCCTATGTAGAAACTCAGGATCAGTTGCAtatggagaagctggagaataGGAGAATCAATAAATATTTGGATGAAATAGTGCAGGAAGTAGAAGCCAAAGCCCCAATCCTAAAACGTCAGCGTGAAGAATTTGAGCGTTCCCAAAAAGCTGTTGCAAGTCTGTCTGCAAAGCTTGAACAAGCTATGAAG GAGATCCATCGCCTGCAGGACAGCGCCGACCAAGCCAACAAACACGCCTCCTTCTTTGAGAGAGAGAGCCAGAGACTGGAAGTGCGAGTGAAGGATCTCTCCCAGCAG ATCTGTGTGCTGTTAATGGAACTGGAAGAAGCCAGAGGCAACCACGTGATCCGTGATGAAGCCGTGAGCTCTGCTGACATCAGCAGCTCTTCTGAAGTGATCACTCAACACCTGGTCTCCTACAGAAATATCCAAGAGCTTCAGCAGCAGAATCAGCGTCTCCTGGTGGCTCTTCGGGAGCTGGGGGAGGCGAGAGAAAAAGAGGAGCAAGAAACAACATCATCTAA GATCTCTgagctgcagagccagctggatgAGGCTGTcagtgagctgcagcagctgcgggAGTCGCggcagcaccagctgcagctcGTGGAGTCCATCATCCGCCAGCGGGACATGTTCCGCATCCTGCTCACCCAGACCACGGGGGCCATCATTCCTCTGCAAG CTTCAGGTATGTTACCAGAGGAGATCTGTCTTACATCAACTCCAAAGCGCCCGAATTTACCTCAGTCCATGGCAACTCCTGCTCCTGTGTCCATGAGTGAGTCTGTGGAGACTGTGGAGGCCAAGGCTGCTCTTAAGCAG TTGCAGGAAGTTTTTGAGAactataaaaaagaaaaggcagagaacGACAAGCTTCTGAATGAGCAGAATGAAAAGCTTCAGGAGCAGGTCACAGACTTGAGGTCACAAAATGCCAAGATATCCACACAGCTGGAATTTGCCTCCAAACG GTACGAGATGCTGCAGGATAACGTGGAAGGCTATCGCCGGGAAATCACCTCCCTGCACGAGAGAACCCAGAAGCTCACAGCTACCACTCAGAAGCAGGAGCAGATCATTAACACCATGACTCAGGACCTGAGGGGAGCTAATGAAAAACTGGCAGTTGCAGAG GTGAgagcagaaaacttgaaaaaagagaaggatATCCTGAAGATGTCAGATGTGCGCTTGACTCAGCAACGTGACTCTCTGCTGGTTGAACAAAGAGGACAGAACTTGCTGCTCACCAATTTGAGAACAATTCAG GGAATACTCGAGAGATCTGAGACAGAAACAAAGCAGAGACTCAATAATCAGATAGAGAAGCTTGAACGTGAGATATCTCAGCTGAAGAAGAAACTGGAAAGTGAGGTGGAACAAAGACATTCCCTTACCAAGAATCAGGAG gttcatatcctggacctgaagaggcagcTGGAGACGGAGACCAACCGTCACATCAACACAAAGGAGCTCCTGAAGAATGCCCAGAAGGAAAATGCCATGctgaaacagcagctgaacaacACTGAGGCCCAGCTCACATCCCAGTCCTCACAGAGGCCTCCAGGGAAAG GTCAGCCTAGTACAAATGAAGATATGGATGATCTTGTAAGTCGTCTGAGACAAGCTGAGGAGCAAGTCAATGACCTGAGAGAGAGGCTCAAGACTAGTTCCAGTAATGTGGAGCAGTACagggccatggttcttagcctgGAGGAATCCCTCAATAAGGAAAAACAA GTGACAGAGGAAGTTCGTACAACAGTTGAAGCTCGTCTGAAGGAGTCTTCAGAATATCAGGCACAGCTGGAAAAGAAGTTGATGgagtcagaaaaagaaaaacaagaactGCAGGAGGAGAAGCGTAAAGCTGTGGAGAACATGGAGCAGCAG CTTTCAGAACTGAAGAAGAGTCTGTCAGCTGTGCAGTCAGAAGTTCAGGAAGCTCTTCAgagagccagcacagctctgaatAATGAACAACAGGCCAGGAGGGACTGCCAGGAACAA GCAATGATGGCTTCTGAAGCTCAGAACAAATATGAGCGGGAGTTGATGCTTCATGCTGCTGATGTGGAGGCACTGCAGGCCATCAAAGAGCAAGTCGCCAAGAACGCAGCggtgaggcagcagctggaggaggctgcTCAGAAAGCAGAGTCTGAGCTCTTGGAATCCAAAGCCTCctgggaagagagagagagaatgatCAAG GATGAAGCTTCAAAACTTGCATCCCGCTGTGAGGATCTGGAGAAACAAAATCGATTATTACATGAGCAGCTGGAGAGCATGAGCAATAAGATGGTGACTTCCATGAAAGAAGTCATCCCAACTGCAGCAAATGTTTCTCTAAGTGAGGAAGGCAAATCCCAGGAACAAATCTTGGAAATTCTTAG GTTTATCCGTCGGGAGAAGGAGATTGCAGAGACGAGGTTCGAGGTGGCGCAGGTAGAGAGCCTGCGCTACCGCCAGAGAGTGGAGCACCTGGAGagggagctccaggagctgcaggacagcctcaACGCTGAGAGGGAGAAGGTGCAG GTAACAGCAAAAACCATTGCACAGCATGAAGAACTAATGAAGAAAACTGAGACCATGAACATACTTATAGAAACCAACAAGATGTTaagggaagagaaggagaggctggagcaagagctgcagcagataCAAGCAAAG GTACGCAAGCTCGAGGCAGACATCCTGCCCCTGCAAGAGTCGAATGCTGAGCTCAGTGAGAAGAGTGGGATGCTGCAGGCAGAGAAGAAGCTCTTGGAAGAGGATGTTAAACGCTGGAAAGCCCGGACTCAG CACTTACTAAGCCAGCAGAAGGACACTGATCTTGAAGAGTATCGGAAGCTGCTCTCTGAGAAGGAGGCAAATGCCAAGCGTGTCCAACAGATGAGTGAAGAAACAGGCAGGCTTAAAGCAGAAGTTGCCAG AACTAATGCATCCTTGACTACAAGCCAGAATCTTGTTCAGAGCCTGAAGGATGAAGTAACTAAAATAAGAACAGAAAAGGACACTTTGCAGAAAGAACTGGATGCTAAAGTGGCTGACATACAGGAAAAAGTGAAAACTATAACACAGGTCAAGAAAATCGGTCGCAGGTACAAGACCCAGTATGAGGAGCTGAAAGCACAGCATGATAAG ATGGTTGCTGAATCGTCAACTCTGCCTTTGGCAGAATCACAGGAAGACCAAGTTTCTGCCCAGGAAGTACAAGAGCTAAAAGACACTCTCAGTCAAGCTGAAGTGAAGACAAAGAATTTGGAGACTCAGGTTGAAAGCTTACAAAAG ACAAtaacagaaaaggaaactgaAGTTAGAAATCTCCAGGAGCAGATAATGCAGCTACAGGCAGAACTGGCCCGTTTCCATCAAGATCTACAAGAGAAGACTACACAGGAAGAACAGCTCAGGCAACAGATCacagagaaggaggagaaaacGAGGAAGACCTTGCTTGCAGCCAAGCAGAAAATTGCACAGTTAGCTG GTACAAAAGAGCAGCTGACAAAGGAAAATGAGGAGTGGAAGCAGAAGAGCAGCTCCCTGGAGGAGCAGAAGACAGAGCTGGAGGTGCGGATGAGCGCCCTGAAGTCCCAGTACGAGGGGCGGATCTGCCGCCTGGAGAGGGAGCTCCGCGAGCAGCAGGAGCGGCACCACGAGCAGAGGGATGAGCCCCCAGAGTCCACAAACAAG GTCCCAGAACAGCAGAGGCAAATCTCTCTCAAGTCTACTCCAGCTTCAGGTGAAAGAGGAAT TGCCAGCACTTCAGATCCCCCAACAGCAAACATTAAACCAACTCCTGTTGTGTCAACTCCCAGTAAAGTGACTGCTGCTGCAATGGCTGGGAACAAGTCTACTCCAAGAGCCAGCATCCGTCCCATGGTGACTCCTGCCACAGTCACCAATCCCACCACTACCCCCACAGCCACAGTTATGCCAACAACACAGGTGGAGACTCAGGAAG CCATGCAGTCGGAAGGACCCGTGGAGCACGTGCCAGTGTTCGGGAGTGCCAGTGGCTCTGTGCGCTCCACCAGCCCCAACGTGCAgacatccctgccccagcccatcctgactgtgcagcagcagacacaggcCACTGCCTTCGTGCAGCCCACCCAGCAAAGCCACGCTCAGATCGAGCCTGCAGCTCAGGAGCCAGCCCCTGCCATCGTGGAGGTGGTGCAGAGCTCCCAGATAGAGAGGCCCTCCACCTCCACAGCCGTGTTTGGCACAG TTTCAGCTACCCCCAGCTCCTCACTGTCTAAACGCTCccgagaggaagaggaggacaaCACTGTGGAGAATTCAGACCAGATCTCTGAGGAAACAGTGGATGCACCTACTTCAAAGAAACTGAGAATCATGCAGAGAGTTGGGCCTGAG GAGGAAGTGACAGCAGAAGAGAGCACGGATGGAGAGGTGGAGGCGCAAACATACAATCAAGACTCACAAGACTCCATTGGAGAA ggtgtgacacagggggAGTACGCGGCCATGGAGGACAGCGAGGAGActtcccagtccatcccaatAGATCTGGGATCCCTTCAGTCAGACCAGCAAAACACTTCTTCATCTCAGGATGGCCAGTCCAAGAGAGATGATGTGATTGTAATTGATagtgatgatgaagatgatgatgatgaagaaaaTGAAGGGGAGCAGGAA GATTATGatgatgaggaagaggaggacgaggatgatgatgaagacacagggatgggagatgaAGGTGATGACAGCAACGAAGGAACTGGTAGTGCTGATGGCAATGATGGATATGAAGCAGATGATGCTGAG GGTGCTGATGGTACAGATCCTGGAACAGAGACTGAAGAGAGCATGGGAGGAGCTGAAAGCAACCAGAGGGCAGCAGATTCCCAAAACAGTG GAGAAGGGAGCACGAGTGCTGCAGAGTCCACGTTTGCCCACGAGAgcctgagggagcagcagccatcATCGGCGTCCGAGCGCCAGGGCCCGCGGCCCCCGCAGTCCCCAAGGAGGCCACCACACCCTCTGCCCCCACGGCTCACCATCCACGCccctccccaggagctggggccCCCAGTGCAG AGAATCCAGATGACTCGGAGACAGTCGGTGGGGAGAGGGCTTCAGCTGACCCCTGGGATAGGTGGAATG cagcacttcttTGATGATGAGGACAGAACAGTTCCAAGCACACCAACTCTTGTAGTTCCACATCGTACAGATGGATTTGCAGAAGCCATTCA TTCCCCCCAGGTAGCTGGAGTTCCTCGGTTCAGATTTGGGCCCCCTGAAGATATGCCACAAACCAGCTCCAGTCACTCTGATCTTGGGCAGCTGGCATCACAAGGAG GTTTAGGGATGTATGAAACCCCACTGTTCCTTGCCCACGAGGAGGAATCAGGGGGTCGCAGTGTCCCCACAACACCGTTACAAGTGGCAGCACCGG TGACGGTGTTCACGGAGAGCGCCTCGGCCGACGCCTCGGAGCACGCATCGCAGTCGGTGCCCATGGTCACCACCTCCACCGGCAGCCTGTCCACCACCACCGAGCCCGGCGCCGGCGACGACGCCGACGAGGTCTTCGCAGAGGCAGAGTCTGAAGG CATTACTTCAGAAGCAGGCCTAGAAATCGATAGCCAGCAAGAAGAAGAATCTGTTCAAGCATCTGATGAGTCAGATCTTCCTTCAACTAGtcaggatcctccttccagtTCATCTGCAG ACACGAGCAGCACTCAGCCCAAGTCCCTGCGCCGTGTCCGGCTGCAGCCCCCGACGCTGAGGACGGGCGTGCGTGGCCGGCAGTTCAACAGGCAGAGGG GTGTAACTCATGCCATGGGAGGCAGAGGAGGCCTGAACAGAGGAAACATTAGTTAA